A genomic segment from Capra hircus breed San Clemente chromosome 7, ASM170441v1, whole genome shotgun sequence encodes:
- the SLC6A7 gene encoding sodium-dependent proline transporter isoform X1, protein MKKLQGAHLRKPVTPDLLMTPSDQGDVDLDVDFAADRGNWTGKLDFLLSCIGYCVGLGNVWRFPYRAYTNGGGAFLVPYFLMLAICGIPLFFLELSLGQFSSLGPLAVWKISPLFKGAGAAMLLIVGLVAIYYNMIIAYVLFYLFASLTSNLPWEHCGNWWNTDLCLEHRGSKDGNGALPLNLTSTVSPSEEYWSRYVLHIQGSQGIGSPGHIRWNLCLCLLLAWVIVYLCILKGVKSSGKVVYFTATFPYLILLMLLVRGVTLPGAWKGIQFYLTPQFHHLLSSKVWIEAALQIFYSLGVGFGGLLTFASYNTFHQNIYRDTFIVTLGNAITSILAGFAIFSVLGYMSQELGVPVDQVAKAGPGLAFVVYPQAMTMLPLSPFWSFLFFFMLLTLGLDSQFAFLETIVTAVTDEFPYYLRPKKAVFSGLICVAMYLLGLVLTTDGGMYWLVLLDDYSASFGLMVVVITTCLAVTRVYGIQRFCRDIHMMLGFKPGFYFRACWLFLSPATLLLWGLPEALCDAGSPHLQALLVYSIVKYQPSEYGSYRFPAWAELLGILMGLLSCLMIPAGMLVAVLREEGSLWERLQQASRPAMDWGPSLEENRTGMYVATLAGSQSPKPLMVHMRKYGGITSFENTAIEVDREIAEEEESMM, encoded by the exons ATGAAGAAGCTCCAGGGAGCTCACCTTCGCAAG CCTGTCACCCCAGACCTGCTAATGACCCCAAGCGACCAGGGCGATGTAGACCTGGACGTGGACTTTGCCGCAGACCGGGGGAACTGGACAGGCAAGCTGGACTTCCTGCTGTCCTGCATCGGCTACTGTGTCGGCCTGGGGAACGTCTGGCGTTTTCCCTATCGAGCCTATACCAATGGAGGAG GCGCCTTCCTCGTCCCCTACTTCCTCATGCTGGCCATCTGCGGCATCCCCCTCTTCTTCCTCGAGCTGTCTCTGGGCCAGTTCTCCAGTCTGGGACCCCTGGCCGTCTGGAAAATCAGCCCCCTCTTCAAAG gcGCCGGCGCGGCCATGCTGCTCATCGTGGGCCTCGTGGCCATCTACTACAACATGATTATCGCCTACGTCCTCTTCTACCTCTTCGCCTCCCTCACCAGCAACCTGCCCTGGGAACACTGTGGCAACTGGTGGAACACGGACCTCTGCCTCGAGCACAGAGGCTCCAAGGATGGCAACGGGGCCCTGCCCCTCAACCTCACCAGCACTGTCAGCCCCAGCGAGGAGTACTGGAG CCGCTACGTCCTCCACATCCAAGGAAGCCAGGGCATCGGAAGTCCCGGGCATATCCGCTGGAACCTCTGCCTTTGCCTGCTGCTCGCCTGGGTCATCGTGTACCTCTGTATCCTCAAGGGTGTGAAATCCTCGGGCAAG GTGGTGTATTTCACGGCCACGTTCCCCTACCTCATCCTGCTCATGCTGCTGGTCCGTGGAGTCACCCTCCCTGGGGCCTGGAAGGGCATCCAGTTCTATCTCAcccctcagttccaccacctgtTGTCTTCCAAG GTGTGGATCGAAGCTGCTCTTCAGATCTTCTACTCCTTGGGTGTGGGCTTCGGGGGGCTCCTCACCTTTGCCTCCTACAACACATTTCACCAGAATATCTATAG AGACACCTTCATTGTCACCCTGGGCAACGCCATCACCAGCATCTTGGCTGGCTTTGCCATCTTCTCCGTGCTGGGCTACATGTCTCAGGAGCTGGGTGTACCTGTGGACCAAGTAGCCAAAGCAG GCCCTGGCCTGGCCTTTGTCGTCTACCCGCAGGCCATGACCATGCTGCCTCTGTCGCCCTTCTGGTCCTTCCTGTTCTTCTTCATGCTGCTGACTCTCGGCCTGGACAGCCAG TTTGCCTTCTTGGAGACCATTGTGACAGCTGTTACGGATGAGTTCCCGTACTACCTTCGGCCCAAGAAGGCTGTGTTCTCGGGGCTCATCTGCGTGGCCATGTACCTGCTGGGGCTGGTCCTCACGACGGAT GGGGGCATGTACTGGCTGGTCCTTCTGGATGACTACAGCGCCAGCTTCgggctgatggtggtggtgatcacCACATGCCTCGCCGTCACCCGGGTGTATG GCATCCAGAGGTTCTGCCGGGACATCCACATGATGCTGGGCTTCAAGCCGGGCTTCTACTTCAGGGCCTGCTGGCTGTTCCTGTCCCCAGCCACGCTCCTG CTCTGGGGCCTGCCCGAGGCCCTCTGTGATGCTGGGAGCCCCCACCTGCAGGCCCTGCTGGTGTATAGCATCGTCAAGTACCAGCCCTCAGAGTATGGCAGCTACCGCTTCCCAGCCTGGGCAGAGCTGCTGGGCATCCTGATGGGCCTGCTGTCCTGCCTCATGATCCCAGCCGGCATGCTGGTAGCCGTGCTTCGAGAGGAGGGCTCGCTCTGGGAG CGGCTTCAGCAGGCGAGCCGGCCGGCCATGGATTGGGGCCCATCACTGGAGGAGAACCGGACAGGCATGTATGTGGCTACGCTGGCCGGGAGCCAGTCACCCAAGCCATTGATGGTGCACATGCGCAAGTACGGGGGCATCACCAGCTTCGAGAACACGGCTATTGAAGTAGACCGTGAGATTGCAGAGGAGGAGGAATCCATGATGTGA
- the SLC6A7 gene encoding sodium-dependent proline transporter isoform X2 — translation MKKLQGAHLRKPVTPDLLMTPSDQGDVDLDVDFAADRGNWTGKLDFLLSCIGYCVGLGNVWRFPYRAYTNGGGAFLVPYFLMLAICGIPLFFLELSLGQFSSLGPLAVWKISPLFKGAGAAMLLIVGLVAIYYNMIIAYVLFYLFASLTSNLPWEHCGNWWNTDLCLEHRGSKDGNGALPLNLTSTVSPSEEYWSRYVLHIQGSQGIGSPGHIRWNLCLCLLLAWVIVYLCILKGVKSSGKVVYFTATFPYLILLMLLVRGVTLPGAWKGIQFYLTPQFHHLLSSKVWIEAALQIFYSLGVGFGGLLTFASYNTFHQNIYRDTFIVTLGNAITSILAGFAIFSVLGYMSQELGVPVDQVAKAGPGLAFVVYPQAMTMLPLSPFWSFLFFFMLLTLGLDSQFAFLETIVTAVTDEFPYYLRPKKAVFSGLICVAMYLLGLVLTTDGGMYWLVLLDDYSASFGLMVVVITTCLAVTRVYGIQRFCRDIHMMLGFKPGFYFRACWLFLSPATLLALLVYSIVKYQPSEYGSYRFPAWAELLGILMGLLSCLMIPAGMLVAVLREEGSLWERLQQASRPAMDWGPSLEENRTGMYVATLAGSQSPKPLMVHMRKYGGITSFENTAIEVDREIAEEEESMM, via the exons ATGAAGAAGCTCCAGGGAGCTCACCTTCGCAAG CCTGTCACCCCAGACCTGCTAATGACCCCAAGCGACCAGGGCGATGTAGACCTGGACGTGGACTTTGCCGCAGACCGGGGGAACTGGACAGGCAAGCTGGACTTCCTGCTGTCCTGCATCGGCTACTGTGTCGGCCTGGGGAACGTCTGGCGTTTTCCCTATCGAGCCTATACCAATGGAGGAG GCGCCTTCCTCGTCCCCTACTTCCTCATGCTGGCCATCTGCGGCATCCCCCTCTTCTTCCTCGAGCTGTCTCTGGGCCAGTTCTCCAGTCTGGGACCCCTGGCCGTCTGGAAAATCAGCCCCCTCTTCAAAG gcGCCGGCGCGGCCATGCTGCTCATCGTGGGCCTCGTGGCCATCTACTACAACATGATTATCGCCTACGTCCTCTTCTACCTCTTCGCCTCCCTCACCAGCAACCTGCCCTGGGAACACTGTGGCAACTGGTGGAACACGGACCTCTGCCTCGAGCACAGAGGCTCCAAGGATGGCAACGGGGCCCTGCCCCTCAACCTCACCAGCACTGTCAGCCCCAGCGAGGAGTACTGGAG CCGCTACGTCCTCCACATCCAAGGAAGCCAGGGCATCGGAAGTCCCGGGCATATCCGCTGGAACCTCTGCCTTTGCCTGCTGCTCGCCTGGGTCATCGTGTACCTCTGTATCCTCAAGGGTGTGAAATCCTCGGGCAAG GTGGTGTATTTCACGGCCACGTTCCCCTACCTCATCCTGCTCATGCTGCTGGTCCGTGGAGTCACCCTCCCTGGGGCCTGGAAGGGCATCCAGTTCTATCTCAcccctcagttccaccacctgtTGTCTTCCAAG GTGTGGATCGAAGCTGCTCTTCAGATCTTCTACTCCTTGGGTGTGGGCTTCGGGGGGCTCCTCACCTTTGCCTCCTACAACACATTTCACCAGAATATCTATAG AGACACCTTCATTGTCACCCTGGGCAACGCCATCACCAGCATCTTGGCTGGCTTTGCCATCTTCTCCGTGCTGGGCTACATGTCTCAGGAGCTGGGTGTACCTGTGGACCAAGTAGCCAAAGCAG GCCCTGGCCTGGCCTTTGTCGTCTACCCGCAGGCCATGACCATGCTGCCTCTGTCGCCCTTCTGGTCCTTCCTGTTCTTCTTCATGCTGCTGACTCTCGGCCTGGACAGCCAG TTTGCCTTCTTGGAGACCATTGTGACAGCTGTTACGGATGAGTTCCCGTACTACCTTCGGCCCAAGAAGGCTGTGTTCTCGGGGCTCATCTGCGTGGCCATGTACCTGCTGGGGCTGGTCCTCACGACGGAT GGGGGCATGTACTGGCTGGTCCTTCTGGATGACTACAGCGCCAGCTTCgggctgatggtggtggtgatcacCACATGCCTCGCCGTCACCCGGGTGTATG GCATCCAGAGGTTCTGCCGGGACATCCACATGATGCTGGGCTTCAAGCCGGGCTTCTACTTCAGGGCCTGCTGGCTGTTCCTGTCCCCAGCCACGCTCCTG GCCCTGCTGGTGTATAGCATCGTCAAGTACCAGCCCTCAGAGTATGGCAGCTACCGCTTCCCAGCCTGGGCAGAGCTGCTGGGCATCCTGATGGGCCTGCTGTCCTGCCTCATGATCCCAGCCGGCATGCTGGTAGCCGTGCTTCGAGAGGAGGGCTCGCTCTGGGAG CGGCTTCAGCAGGCGAGCCGGCCGGCCATGGATTGGGGCCCATCACTGGAGGAGAACCGGACAGGCATGTATGTGGCTACGCTGGCCGGGAGCCAGTCACCCAAGCCATTGATGGTGCACATGCGCAAGTACGGGGGCATCACCAGCTTCGAGAACACGGCTATTGAAGTAGACCGTGAGATTGCAGAGGAGGAGGAATCCATGATGTGA